One Miscanthus floridulus cultivar M001 chromosome 11, ASM1932011v1, whole genome shotgun sequence DNA window includes the following coding sequences:
- the LOC136492110 gene encoding uncharacterized protein — translation MVLMDEGSGLNILYVDTLDAMCIPRLELRLAGSPFHGVISGAQAYPLGQIDLPIMFGKRANFHSEVLTFEVVDFPGSYHAILVRPCYAKFMAIPNYTYLKLKMSGPNGIITISSAFSHAFTCDHEHFELTTTVVNSFELP, via the coding sequence AtggtgctgatggacgaaggcagcggcttgaacattctctacgtcgacaccctcgatgccatgtgcattCCTAGGTTGGAACTCCGCCTAGCGGgttctcccttccatggggtgatctcAGGAGCACAGGCGtacccacttgggcagatcgatctacccatcatgtttggcaaacgagccaacttccactcagaggtcctcaccttcgaagtggtggactttccagggtcctaccacgctatCTTGGTGcgtccatgctacgccaaattcatggcaatccccaactacacctacctcaagctaaagatgtcgggacCAAATGGCATCATCACTATAAGTagtgccttctcgcacgccttcacgtgcgaccacgagcattttgagctcaccaccACGGTCGTCAACTCATTCGAGCTCCCGTAG